GAATTTTATTGGCTATGCTAATGTTGCTAATACTCCTGGAAGCAATGATTACAATGCGTTTAAAGATCATGCAACCTATGTGCAGTATAATATCGCCTTTAATGGCGGAGAGACCGTAAATACTTATGGATACGCCGCGAGTCTTAGTTTGGATCTAGGTCGGAATTTTGTAACCAAGGCCAATTATTATTCTGACTACCTAAAAAATAAAAACAATAGTCAAATTAACAACTTCAATACACCACACTATCACTTTAATTTTGAATTCGCGAATAGTGGCTTTGGAAAAAAACAAGTTTGGTCGTTTAGTACTTCCTTACGCTATAAACCGGGCTTCTATTATGTCGTGTCTGGGGGGCTTGCCGCAGGCCAAGTGCCAAGCTCGACGGTGATCGATGCACAAGTGAGCTATAAGTTTGTTAAGGCTCGTTCCGGAATTCGTATTGGCGGAACCAATATCACAAACAAATACTATTCTACAGGTATTGCTAATCCACGTATAGGTGCAGTATATTATGTCACTTATGCTTATAATATTTTCTAATCAAAATTAAATAAATCAGACCATGAAAAGATATTTAAAACAATTGATCGGTATTGCGGTCACAGCTTTCTTTCTGTACAGCTGTGCCGACCAATCGAAAGACAGTTACAAAGTCCTAACGTTTACTCCTGGACAGGAAGAGGCAATTGAGGAAGCTTTCCTCTCTATTAAAGATAGCACCAACATCGTGCTAAAAGCCGGGAAATACTCCTTCGATAATTTGAGTATCGCACAAGTAAATCATATTAAGATTGAAGGTGAGGGCTATGATAAGACAATTATTGATTTTTCCAGTCAGACACAAGGAGGAGAGGGAATACGGGTTACCGATGTGAAAGGTTTAACGATTGGAAATATGACCATTCGTGATTCAAAAGGAGATCTGTTGAAGATAAACAATAGTCAAGACGTTGTCATTTCAAACCTTCATAGTATATGGAGCTCGGCCGATTCTACGAGTGGTGGATATGGGATTTATCCTGTGCTCTGTAAGAATGTGCTTGTCGAGAATTGTTATGCCGAAGGGGCTTCAGATGCCGGTATTTATGTTGGACAGACAAAAGGTGTTATTGTGCGTAAATGCAAGGCAACGAAAAATGTGGCTGGATGTGAAATTGAAAATACAACAGATGCTGAAGTTTACGATAATGAATTCTATGGAAATACAGCCGGATTTCTGATTTTTGATCTGCCTGAACTTTCACAGCGGGGTGGAAGGGTAAAGGCGTATCACAATAAAATCTATGCTAATAATTTTAAAAATTTTGCCAAGGGTGGGAGCTTCGGAACTTTCTGGGGGGTAGGGAATGCATCACCGGGAAGTGGTATCATTATCCTCTCGACATCAAATATTGAAATTTATGATAATGTTATCGAACAAAACAATACCTCTGCGATTACGATCGCTTCAGGCTTTGCTGTCGATGAAAAAGCTGGAGAACGAATAAATGCAAATTACTCTCCAATACCCACACATGTTAAAATTTATAGAAACACCATTAAGATGGGGGATAAATTCCCCCAAGCAGCATATGAGCATCGTATCGGTCAATTGATTATTGCTACCGAAGCCCAGTTAAATAGCGTTGAGCCGGATCGAAAAAATAAGCGAATTCCAGCCATATTGTATGATGGTATCACCAGTAATGTGATCACGAATGGTCGCACTCAAAACCCAGATTCCATCTGTATCAATCAGCCGGGTGAGAATATGTTTGTAGCCGCAGATTTTAGTCACGCAGGTCAACCAGCGAAGTGGAAACCCTCAAGTAATGTACAACCTTTTCTATGCAATTAACCGTGAAACCAACAAAATTTGCCCTCGTCTGTACCGGAATATTGAGCGTGATCCTGCTTGTGCTGCAACAGAGCTGTCGGCAGGGACAAAAGAAATCATCAGACCATGGGGTTGTTTCTTTTGAATTTAAAGAACGACTGTCCGAATACGGCTTTTTTACTGGAAAACTAAATCAATTAATCGCAAGAGCCGATATCTTGGGCTACGATCTGAGTACACCTCTATTTTCTGATTATGCCGTTAAAGACCGCTTTATTGTATTGCCAAAAGAAGGGAAAATGGGCTATACAGAACATGGTCCGTTAGATTTTCCCGACTCAACAATTATTATAAAGAATTTCTCCTACATCAATGAACAAAAGCAAAAAGTATTGATAGAGACGCGCTTACTGGTGAAGGATCCAGCTGATCATGCCTGGAAAGTGATGAATTATCTGTGGAATGATGTGCAGACTGATGCGATGAAACAGATTCGTGGTGCTAAACTACCGATTACATTGATCGATAATGCTGGCAACAAGCATACGACAAACTACATGGTACCCAATACCAACGATTGCAAACGCTGCCATAACAATAGCTCCAAGCTGATGCCCATAGGTCCAAAAGCCCGAAACCTCAATTTTGTGCGATTAGGTGATTCGATCAATCAACTCGCCAAATGGGTTTCCCTTGGTCGGATGGTCAATATGCCCAATCTAAAGAGCGTACCGCAATTGCCCGTATGGACTGATGAAAACAAATTCAGTTTGGAACAACGGGCAAGAGCCTATTTAGATGTGAACTGTGCGCATTGCCACACCAAAGGGGGAGACGCTTATAATACTGGGCTTTTCCTGGATTACGATGTGAAAATTCCTTCACACCTTGGTATTGGTAAAGCTCCTGTTTCAGCTGGAGGTGGAGCAGGTGGCTTAGATTTTGATGTGGTTCCAGGAGATGCCAAGCATTCTATCCTGCTTTATCGGATGAATAGTGTGGAACCGGGTACAGCAATGCCGGAGTTGGCGAGAAGTATAATACATCAAGAAGGTGTGGATCTGATTCGTCAATGGATCGATAATATGCCGTCAAAAAAATAATAATATTGATCTTCAATTGGTATGAACAAAGAGACATCAACCGATCAGATCGGTTTAATATTTGAACAGCAGCAGCTTTTTAAATATGAATTACGGTCTAGCAGTGCAGAGGACCGGATAAAGAAACTCCACAAGCTAAGGGCGCTTATTGAAAGTCATGAGGATTTAATCTATGCGGCGCTCGAAAAAGATTTACGGAAGTCACGAAGTGAAGCCGCCATAAGCGAAGTATTGTTTATTTACGGTGAAATAGCATTTGCAATACAACATTTACGAAAATGGATGAAGCCTAGAAAGGTTGGTCGCTCAATGACCAATTTTCTTGCTAAAAGCACAATTACCTACCAGCCTAGGGGTACGGCGCTTATTATATCGCCTTGGAACTATCCATTTCAGCTCACCATGAGCCCCTTGATTTCAGCTATTGCAGCGGGTAATTGTGTGATTTTAAAGCCCTCAGAACATAGCCCATTCACATCGGCAGTTATTGGGGAGATCTTGACCAAAGGATTTGACCAACGGGAATTGGCCTGTATTGAAGGTGAACAGCATGTTTCCGAAGCACTATTAGCGCTTCCTTTTGATCATATTTTCTTCACCGGGAGTCCGGCGGTAGGCAAACTGGTTATGCAGGCTGCCTCCCGCAATCTCAGTTCTGTGACCCTGGAACTTGGTGGCAAGTCCCCCGTTATACTAGATGAGACTGCAGATTTGGAGATGACTGCCCATAAAGTTGCTTGGGGAAAATTAATCAATGCTGGGCAAACCTGCATTGCACCAGATTATATTCTTTTGCCTAAAGATAAACAGGATGAATTTGTAAACTATTATCTAAAGGCGGTTAAAAGTATGTTTTTCACCGAGGATGGACAGCTGGATCGAACAGTTTACGCGAAGATCATTAATCAAAAGCATGCTAGTCGTCTTGTTTCATTAATCACCAATGCAATAGCATGTGGGGCACAACTGCGCGAAGGCGGACAATTAGCTGATGATCTGACATTAAGTCCTGCATTGTTGATCGATGTGAGGGCCGACAACAGCATTATGCAGGAAGAAATATTTGGCCCCATACTTCCCATAGTGACCTATGAAGATCAAGAAGAGGCTCTAGCACTGATTAATCGTGCTGAAAAGCCTTTGGCTTTGTATATATTTAGCAATAACAAGTCCAATATTCAATATATCCTCCAACAGGTGTCCTCTGGAGGTGCTTGTGTGAATGATGTTTTGATTCATGTTTCCAACCCTCATTTGCCTTTTGGTGGTGTCAATGGCAGTGGCTTGGGCAGTTGTCATGGGCAATTTGGCTTTAAGGCATTTTCACATGAAAGAGCTGTCATGTTTCAATCTAAATTTTCGTTTTCTACATTGATTTATCCACCCTATGCTAAAAAGAATAAAGTTTTTAAATTATTGAAGAAATGGATTTAGTCAATTGAAACAGTTTTCAATAAAGACAGCTATCCGCCCTTGAATACAGGCTATCGGTGAAGGATTTAGTTGCGATTGTTGCTCGTCAGTCGTTTGACCCGCAGCAGGAGTTCTTCTGGGCTGAACGGCTTCACCATAAAATCTGAAGCGCCAAGATCAAAAGCCTCAATGACAACTTCTTCTTGTCCCATGTTGGAAAGTACAATAACGGGGGTTTTTTTCTCGAGCTTTTTTATGGAAGAGAGGACTTCTATCCCCGAAGCAAACGGCATCATAATGTCGGTAATGATCAGATCGAGATCCATTGTATTGAGCTTTTCAATTGCATCTTTTCCATTGGTGGTAGCGATAACCTCATGACCTGCCTTGATCAGTTTGTATTGAACTGTCCGTAATATCAACTCATTATCTTCTGCAATTAAGATGACCATCTTATTTTTATTATTAATAGACTACTATGGAGGCCATAACAAGTTTAGATCCTATTCCATATCTGACGATAGGTACAGAAATATTTTACAATATGTTGAGTTTTCAGCTTCAGTTTGTGTTTTGCACCTGAAAACATAGGTAGCAAAGAAGGACTTCAATAGCAAGAAGCTATCTTGGCAGTATTGGAAAATGATCTTAAAATTGCTTTCGGCTAATAAGAAATTCAATGTCCCCAAGTGAATTTCTGCGCAAATATAGGATTGTAATGGAAATATTCAATACAAGAAAAGCAGTAGAAGGTAAATTTTATGCTAATCTGTTGCTGATGAGTTTTTTATCCTTTCTGTTTTACAGAAAAGAAAGTGTAGAAATAAGAGATTGTAACATCATATTACGGGTAAAGGGGACGATCACCCACAGATGTTTTTAGTCCTTATATACCATAATTATTCATTATATTTAATCAACCTAGTTCATTCGATATGTCATATAATATTCCCGATAATCTGAAAGGTCTTTCCGCAACTGAGGTGCATGCCTCCCGAGCTAAATATGGTTGGAATCAATTGAGCGATAGTCACAAGAGTACCTGGTTTGAACTGCTTGTGGATATTTTGAAAGAGCCTATGCTGATTCTATTGATTATCATCTCGATGATTTATGTTTTTGTGGGGAATTACGGAGAGGCCGTATTTATGTTTGTCGCTATTGTTGCTGTTACGGCAATTTCTTTTTATCAGGACAATCGTAGCAAAAAAGCCCTGGAGGAACTTGAAAAGCTGAATGAACCATTAAGCACTGTGATTCGAAATGGGAAGGTTAGTGAAATTCCAACACATGAGATTGTTGTGGGGGATCTCTGTATTACAGAGGAAGGTCGAATTATAAACGCTGATGGTCGTATTTTACATAGTAACGATTTTTCTGTCAATGAATCTTCGCTGACGGGGGAGAGTTTTTCGGTGTTTAAGGACAGTAGATCCGAAGATAATCTAGTCTACAGTGGGACGGTTACGGTCTCGGGCCTGGCCGTGTTTGAAGTTACTGAAATCGGTAAGGAGACACGCGTTGGGAAAATCGGTGAATCGATAAAGAATATCAAAGAAGAAATTTCACCCTTGCAGGTGCAAATCCAAAAGTTTGTAAAAGCAATGGCTATTGTCGGTATACTCATTTTTTTATTCGTATGTATATACAGTTTTATTGATAGTGGTAATTTGGTGGCGAGCTTGCTCAATGGACTTACGTTGGCGATGTCTGTATTGCCGGAAGAGATTCCTGTTGCGTTTACGACTTTTATGGCGCTTGGCGCATGGAAGCTCATGCGCGAGGGAATTATCATCAAAAGAAGCAGTATTGTTGAGACTTTGGGCAGTACGACGGTGATTTGTACCGATAAGACCGGGACTATTACAGAGAATTCCATGCAATTGAAATACCTCTATAATTATGCTACGGATTCATCTTATGATCAGGAAAGGTTTGATGAATCCGATTTAAGAGAGCTTATCGATTATGCGATGTGGAGCAGCGAGCCTGTGCCCTTCGACCCCATGGAAATTACGTTACATAAAATATATGAAAAAACGCAAAAGCAGGACTTCAGAAAGGAATATGTACTATTTCATGAATATCCTTTAGCGGGTAAACCGCCGATGATGACCCATCTTTTCGAAAATACGGGAAAAGATCGGATTATTGCTGCCAAAGGGGCGCCGGAGGCTATACTTAGCGTATCCAAGCTGTCCGATAAGGAGAAAAATAAAATTAGGGCTATTGTTAAATCCTATGGAGCGCAGGGTTTTCGCTTATTAGGTGTGGGGAAAGCGACATTCGAAGGCAATAATTTCCCTGCGAATCAACAGGAATTTGAGTTCCAATTTTTAGGGTTGACGGTATTTTATGATCCACCCAAAAAGGGTATTCAGGAGGTGTTTAAAGATATTTATGCTGCGGGGATTAAAGTCAATGTGATTACCGGCGACAATGCCGATACGACTCAAGCAATAGCAGCTCAGGCCGGAATTCGTATTTTGTCTGCGCCGGTCAATGGCAGTGAGATCGTAAACAAGTCCGAAGGTGAAATTATGGCGATAGCAGAGCAAACAACGTTATTTACCAGAATGTTTCCGGATGCTAAACTAGCCATTGTAAATGCCCTGAAAAAGAAAGGCGAGGTCGTGGCGATGCTTGGCGATGGGGTGAACGATGGCCCAGCATTAAAAGCAGCCCATATCGGCGTGGCAATGGGTAATAAAGGTACTGAAATTGCAAAATCAGCCGCGGCATTGATTATCACAAACGACGATTTACAGAAGTTAATCATCGGTATAGCCGCTGGAAGAAGGATTTACGCAAATATCAAGAAGGCGGTTCAATACATCATTTCTATTCATATCCCCATTATTTTGACCGTATCACTCCCTTTGTTTTTAGGCTGGGTATTTCCGCAGATTTTTAGCCCTGTGCATGTGATCTTCCTCGAATTGGTCATGGGGCCTACTTGCTCGATCGTATATGAAAATGAACCTATTGAAAAGGATACCATGAAGCGGCCTCCTAGAGCTATGAGCGACACTTTTTTGAGTATAAATGAGCTTGGAATCAGCATTGTTCAAGGCCTGATAATCACCATGGGAATTCTTTTTGCTTATCAGTTTGCTGTTCAGCAGGGGGGAACTGAGGAAAAAACAAGGGCTATGGTTTTTACTACTTTAATCTTTGCCAATATTTTGCTAAGTTATGCCAACCGATCTTTTCACTATAGTATCCTGGAGAGTTTTAAAAACCGAAACTTGCTGCTCGTGGGAATTTCGATCGCTGTGCTTCTATTTTTAGCGGTGATATTATATGTTGCTCCGGTTGCCCAATTTTTTGCTGTAACAGCCCTGAGTGGATATGAATTGGGAATAGCGCTGTCCGTGGCTGCAGTATCCGTTTTATGGTTTGAGGTTTATAAATTGATCAGGAGAATTTCAGTTCAAAGAAAATCTGATAGAACTTAATTTAAGATTAGGATTTGAAATCTACGCTAACAGCGATTTGCTTAAAGGCGGCCTAAGCTCATGATGCGATGCAGTGTCAAGTGCGATATTTGATGGCGAAATGATTTCTGTAGTGATTTGAGGTGGAAAAATGATGTTATCAGTCTTACTGAATAAATTTCGAAGTAATTCCTCTTTTCTTGATGTAGAAATTCAGCGCTCGCCCTGCTTCCGTAGGTCGATCTGTACTTAATATGTCTGCGCCGCGATCAATAAACCCAGCATAAACTTGAAAGCCTTTTTTGTCGGCCTGTTTGTCCAAGTTCCCCAGTGTACCCAATATGCACATAATGCCATGGTCATGTAGTATTTTGGTTAATGCTGGATCTGCTTCACGTGTTCCGACGAAAGCTAACAAGCGATTGTCGGGTATATCTTTTTCATTTAGACGAGCAAGGTCCTCCATGTTATTGACCGAAGCCGAAATCATGATGTCGCTCGCCAGACTGTGCACTTTGGCCGCTTGGTTGGCACTATACGTGATGATGACTACGCTGGATTCTGCCCTTTGTTTGCGAATAGCGTTGATAACGGCTTCATAAGGGACATCATTTTTAATGTCTAAGGTGAAGATTACCTTTCCTTTTCCCCAAGCAAGTGCTTCTTCCAGCGTAGGGATCCTATAGGGCGTTATCTTTTTGTTATTGTCCAATAGACGAAGACTTTTGAGCTCAGCCAATGTGCTGGCGTTCACAGTCCCTCTACCTGTGGTTGTTCGGTTTAGCGTATTATCATGCATTAATATTAATGCTGAGTCTTTACTGATACGAACATCACATTCAACAAGGACTGGCTGTAAGCTCGCGTTATAGGAAAAAGTTTCGATTGCATTCTCCGGGTATCCGGAAGCGGGGCCCCCACGATGCAAACTGACTAATGGATAACGATTATCATCATAGGTCAAAAACTGATATAATTCCTCCACATTTTGGAGCTGTATACGTTTACCCACCGGCAAGCCATCCGTATTGGCTCCATTACGAAAGCAACTGCTTACGATAAAGCAGATCAATAAAAGGAAGTAGTGGGGGGTACGTATATTCATTGTCTATCTATTGTACTGATTGATCAGATCGGCCAGTGTCTCGACACTCGTGTTTAATTGGTCAATCGTCAGATGTGCCTGTGTATAATAAGGTTCTCTTTCGATCAACTTTTCTTCAATAAATAGTCGTAGTTCCTCCGGTGATTTTCCGATCAGAATGGGCCTTTTGTGTAATTTAGATTGAGAAAGACGGTCAAAAAGTGCTTTGGGCGACATCTGTAAATAGACGGCATAACCATTCGCCTTGATCCATTCCATGTTATCAAAGAAACAGGGGGCGCCACCACCCGTAGATATTACGGCAGCATTCTCCGCAAATTTACGCAATTGCTCGCGTTCTAATGTCCGGAAGGCGTCTTCACCATGTTGACTAAAATATTCGGTAATGCTCATGCCAATTTGTTTGACGATTTCCTCATCAGTGTCGATGAAAGGGAGCTCGAGTTTGGTGGCAAGTTTCTTACCCAGGGTAGTTTTTCCACTTCCCATATAACCAATCAAAAATATAGGTTTAGGCATAGGTACTATTTGTCTTTACTTAGAAATTTATCTTCAATGGTTTTGGCATCCGGAAAATTATTATAGTGCCATTTTCCGACGACGTTGCCTCCTTTTAGGAGCAGTACACCAGGATTTGCTCTCACCATGCTTTTCAGAGGAATGAGATCGGCATAGAATATCTCCGCAATTAATTGCATTTTATCACTCAGATATTGCGCGTCTTTGGATGCAGAAGCAGTCAATAGAACAACGCGCAGTCCATTATAATCTTTTGTTAACTGAATGGCTGTCTGATTGATCTTTTGGATAGCATCAATATTGGTCGAAGAAAGATCTTTTGCAACGATCACAAGGTTATAATACGGGTTGGCAATGATTTCCTGTGTATGATCTGCACCATCAGCGTCTGTAATTAAGAGATCAGGAATAGGGATGTCATATCCTTTTTTTACTAATCTACTCTCAGGCTCACCTATAATTTCCCATGATTCATCTTCCCATAGCTTGTCAGCCATATAGACTTTGTCATTGACCTTTTTGGTTTCGCCCGTCTTTTTGTTTTTCATGGTATAGATTTGCTCAAAGACATCGCCTTGTTTGCCTTCAGGTAATACCATTAATGAAGGTAAGTTGTTGCCAACTTTGTAGGGTAAGAAATCAATAAAGGGGAGGTAGTTTACGGTGTAAACACCAATACCTAAGGAGATGATTGCTGTAATCAAAGTAGCAACGAATTGATTGCCTGATCCTTTGATAATTGATCGTAATTGTTTTCGGTTAAAAAATATAATAAGGATCAAGGCCAAGAGCACCAGATCTTTAGAAAATGATTGCCAAGGTGTGAGTGGGATGGCATCGCCAAAACAGCCACAGGAGGTCACGACCTCAAAAAATGCCGAATAGAAGGTTAGAAAGGTGAAAAACAGGATCAGCAGCAGCAGGCCCCAGGCAACGGTATTTGCATAAACCCCAAGTAATAAAAGTGCGCCTAACAAAATTTCAAAACCACATATCACCACGGCCATGGCCGTGGCGTATTCATTAAAAGCTGTGAGATGAAAGACCTCAAAGTATTCCTGAAGCTTATAGCCAAACCCTGTCGGGTCATTTGCTTTAATAAAACCGGAGAATATGAACAAAAGTCCCGTAAAAATCCGGCAAAATCCTAAAAGATAATTTGTTTTGGTACGCTGCTGTGTGGCTGTCATAATCCGATTATTGTTGTGCAATTCCTAATTTAATTAATGCAAAAACTGCGTAGTTGAGCATATCTTGATAGTTGGCATGGATGCCTTCTGAGACAAGGGTTTGCCCATCATTATCTTCAATTTGTTTAACGCGGTGTATTTTCATTAAGATCAGATCTGTCATGGAAGAAACACGCATATCGCGCCATGCTTCACCATAATCGTGGTTTTTGGCAAGCATGAGATCTCTGGTCTCGGTAACCTTTTCGGTATATTTCTGATTCACAAAAGTTGGATCCAGATTTTCTTCACCATCTTCACCCAAATCAATCTGAATCATGGCCATGACACAGTAATTGATAATACCGATATATTCGTCGACAATGCCTTCGCCAACTTTGGAAACCTTTTTGATTTCTAGCGTGCGTATACGTTGTGCTTTAATGTAAATCTGGTCTGTAATGGAAGATAGGCGCATAATCCGCCAGGCCGTTCCATAATCTTTTGTTTTTTTAATAAATAAATCCTGACAATGTTTAATAACATTGTTATATTCCTGAATGGTATCCATATCGTTGATTGAAGAAACTTGATGAGACAAGTTGTGATTACACTACAAATATAATTAGAAAATAATACTTCCAACGGTCAAATGAATGTACAATTTGTGCTTTATTGCTAAAATATAAGCAATAATTTTGGATATTACCACACTTAATAGTTCGCAGGGACAAAGAGTAGGGGCATTGTGCAAGTACATGACGTGAATTTCTCATTTCCTATAGCTGCAAACGTTTAAATATAGGTAACTTTAGATAAGTTTGATCAGTTTGCATGGTATTGCCAACTTTGAAGATCGTAAAAATATAATTCATGGATTTTAAACAACCTGTTATTAGAGATGTAGAGATCATCCGATATGTTCAGCCATTTCGGGAAGGAGGGTCTTTGCCCGCATTAGTCGATGCCGATGACGGCTTTAGTTATGTTATAAAATTTAGAGGGGCAGGTCAGGGACGAAAAGCATTGATCGCAGAACTGATCGGTGGAGAGCTAGCAAGATTGCTAAAATTGAGGGTTCCCGAAATTGTATTTGCGGAGCTGGACGAATCCTTTGGCCGTACAGAACCCGATGAAGAAATTCAGGATCTGCTCAAATTTAGTGTAGGCAAAAACCTGGGACTTCATTTTCTGAGTGGAGCCATCACATTTGATGCGAATGTTGATGCCATCGGGGCGGAGGAAGCATCGAAAATTGTCTGGTTGGATTCGCTCTTGATGAATGTTGACCGTACCGTACGGAATACAAATATGCTGATATGGCATAAAGAACTTTGGTTGATAGATCACGGCGCTTCCTTATATTTCCATCACAGTTGGGATAACTGGGAAGAACAATCCCTAAAACCATTTGTTCAGATTAAAGATCACGTACTGCTCAAAAATGCGAGTATGGTGGAGAAAATAGATCAGGAATATCGTTCCGTTTTTACGGAGGCGGTATTTCGTGGAATATTGGCGGTGGTACCCGATGAATGGCTGGAAGATGCCGAACGTGAGCTCTCTGCGGCCGATGCGCGCGAAGTGTATGTTTCTTTCCTGAAACAGCGTGTAGCCAATTCATCCATTTTTGTAAAACAAATAGAAGATGCCAGAAAAGACCGTATATGAGTATGCTGTGGTACGTTTGATACCACGAGTGGAGCGAGAGGAATTTATCAATGTAGGCGTAGCTCTTTATTGTCGTAAGTATCGTTTTGCGAAGATGGTTTATCTGGTCAATGAACAAAAGGTGCGTGCTCTTTGTCCGAATATCGAGTTGGAGTTGATCGAAAATCATCTGTCTTCCTTCCAGCGAATCTGCCACGGCGAAAAAGATGCCGGTAAACTTGCCGAGTTAGATATCACTGAACGGTTTCGTTGGCTTACAGCGAAGCGAAGTACCCTGATTCAATGCTCGGCATCACACCCCGGATTATGTGAGGATCCCGAAGCAACATTGAACGAGCTGTTTGAACGCTTGGTTCGCTAAGCTAAAAGATATCCTCTGCTCATCAAATGAGCTAAATGATTGGCAAAGGGGCTAAGTTTTGATAATAAGGCTTAATCTATCAATATTGTATAGTATATTTGTTTTAATAAACTAGTGAAGATGCATGATTTTTATCAACATATCTATGAACAGCAATTGGCTGTTCTAGAAATGCCTTCTAACAAGAAGATCTGCGGCTGGGCTATCCGAATTGTGGATGTGCTCTTCCCCGAACGAAATTCTAGCGAGATGAAATCGGTCGATGATGTGAAGCTCGCTTTTGAACAATTTGAATTGGAGCTTGAGCAGCTCCTGAGCAAATCCAAAGCTTGTCAAAGCTGCAATCACTCGGAAGTAGCGCACCAGTTTTTTGAACGGATTCCACAACTTTATGAATTGATGTGCTGGGATGCAGATGCATTGATGGATGGCGATCCTGCAGCACAGAATAAAAGAGAGGTTGTACGTACTTATCCCGGTTTCTTTGCGATCTGTATTTTCCGGATGGCGAACGAACTACATCGCCTGGGTGTTCCTTTGATACCGCGCATATTGACAGAACATGCGCATTCCAAAACGGGAATTGATATCCATCCTGGAGCAACAATAGGCCATCATCTGCATATTGACCATGGCACCGGATTGGTTATCGGTGAAACCTGCACCATCGGTAATTATGTGAAACTTTATCAGGGTGTAACCCTGGGGGCCCTGAGTGTGGATAAGGTGTTTTCCAATGTAAAACGCCACCCGACAATTGGCGATCATGTTATTATCTACTCTGGAGCCACAATCCTGGGCGGCGAAACAC
The Sphingobacterium multivorum genome window above contains:
- a CDS encoding glycerophosphodiester phosphodiesterase family protein, with product MNIRTPHYFLLLICFIVSSCFRNGANTDGLPVGKRIQLQNVEELYQFLTYDDNRYPLVSLHRGGPASGYPENAIETFSYNASLQPVLVECDVRISKDSALILMHDNTLNRTTTGRGTVNASTLAELKSLRLLDNNKKITPYRIPTLEEALAWGKGKVIFTLDIKNDVPYEAVINAIRKQRAESSVVIITYSANQAAKVHSLASDIMISASVNNMEDLARLNEKDIPDNRLLAFVGTREADPALTKILHDHGIMCILGTLGNLDKQADKKGFQVYAGFIDRGADILSTDRPTEAGRALNFYIKKRGITSKFIQ
- a CDS encoding shikimate kinase, coding for MPKPIFLIGYMGSGKTTLGKKLATKLELPFIDTDEEIVKQIGMSITEYFSQHGEDAFRTLEREQLRKFAENAAVISTGGGAPCFFDNMEWIKANGYAVYLQMSPKALFDRLSQSKLHKRPILIGKSPEELRLFIEEKLIEREPYYTQAHLTIDQLNTSVETLADLINQYNR
- a CDS encoding BT_3928 family protein; the protein is MTATQQRTKTNYLLGFCRIFTGLLFIFSGFIKANDPTGFGYKLQEYFEVFHLTAFNEYATAMAVVICGFEILLGALLLLGVYANTVAWGLLLLILFFTFLTFYSAFFEVVTSCGCFGDAIPLTPWQSFSKDLVLLALILIIFFNRKQLRSIIKGSGNQFVATLITAIISLGIGVYTVNYLPFIDFLPYKVGNNLPSLMVLPEGKQGDVFEQIYTMKNKKTGETKKVNDKVYMADKLWEDESWEIIGEPESRLVKKGYDIPIPDLLITDADGADHTQEIIANPYYNLVIVAKDLSSTNIDAIQKINQTAIQLTKDYNGLRVVLLTASASKDAQYLSDKMQLIAEIFYADLIPLKSMVRANPGVLLLKGGNVVGKWHYNNFPDAKTIEDKFLSKDK
- a CDS encoding DUF1599 domain-containing protein, with the translated sequence MDTIQEYNNVIKHCQDLFIKKTKDYGTAWRIMRLSSITDQIYIKAQRIRTLEIKKVSKVGEGIVDEYIGIINYCVMAMIQIDLGEDGEENLDPTFVNQKYTEKVTETRDLMLAKNHDYGEAWRDMRVSSMTDLILMKIHRVKQIEDNDGQTLVSEGIHANYQDMLNYAVFALIKLGIAQQ
- a CDS encoding HipA family kinase, with protein sequence MDFKQPVIRDVEIIRYVQPFREGGSLPALVDADDGFSYVIKFRGAGQGRKALIAELIGGELARLLKLRVPEIVFAELDESFGRTEPDEEIQDLLKFSVGKNLGLHFLSGAITFDANVDAIGAEEASKIVWLDSLLMNVDRTVRNTNMLIWHKELWLIDHGASLYFHHSWDNWEEQSLKPFVQIKDHVLLKNASMVEKIDQEYRSVFTEAVFRGILAVVPDEWLEDAERELSAADAREVYVSFLKQRVANSSIFVKQIEDARKDRI
- a CDS encoding DUF3037 domain-containing protein; the encoded protein is MPEKTVYEYAVVRLIPRVEREEFINVGVALYCRKYRFAKMVYLVNEQKVRALCPNIELELIENHLSSFQRICHGEKDAGKLAELDITERFRWLTAKRSTLIQCSASHPGLCEDPEATLNELFERLVR
- a CDS encoding serine O-acetyltransferase; its protein translation is MHDFYQHIYEQQLAVLEMPSNKKICGWAIRIVDVLFPERNSSEMKSVDDVKLAFEQFELELEQLLSKSKACQSCNHSEVAHQFFERIPQLYELMCWDADALMDGDPAAQNKREVVRTYPGFFAICIFRMANELHRLGVPLIPRILTEHAHSKTGIDIHPGATIGHHLHIDHGTGLVIGETCTIGNYVKLYQGVTLGALSVDKVFSNVKRHPTIGDHVIIYSGATILGGETHIGHHSVIGGNVWLTSSVEPYTTVYHQATSKFIDSKPII